One Lentibacillus cibarius DNA window includes the following coding sequences:
- the rny gene encoding ribonuclease Y, with translation MDNPLIISILLAVILIVGIVVGYLIRRSIAEAKISSAENLAKQIVDEAHRNADAAKKEALLEAKDENHKLRQETEDELRERRMEVQKQENRLMQKEESLDKKSETLDKRETTLEGKEESLTEKQQQIEEMESKVEAMLSEQQTELERISGYTTDQAKQVILDRVEQEVSHESALMIKEAENRAKEEADKKAKSILSLALQRCAADHVAETTVSVVNLPNDEMKGRIIGREGRNIRTLETLTGIDLIIDDTPEAVVLSGFDPIRREIARMALERLVQDGRIHPARIEEMVDKARRDVDDYIREVGEETTFEVGIHGLHPDLVKILGRLKYRTSYGQNVLKHSTEVAYLSGLLAAELGEDETLAKRAGLLHDIGKAIDHEVEGSHVEIGKELGIKYKEPEVVINSIASHHGDEEATSIISVLVAAADALSAARPGARSETLENYIKRLEKLEEISESFVGVEKSFAIQAGREIRIMVKPDEIDDIDSVRVARDIRKQIEGELDYPGHIKVTVIRETRAVEYAK, from the coding sequence ATGGATAATCCTTTAATCATCTCCATTTTGCTTGCCGTAATCCTAATCGTCGGTATTGTTGTTGGTTATTTGATTCGCCGATCAATTGCAGAAGCTAAAATATCCAGTGCGGAAAATTTGGCAAAACAGATAGTTGATGAAGCTCATCGAAATGCAGATGCCGCAAAGAAGGAAGCGCTTCTCGAGGCAAAGGATGAAAATCATAAACTTCGCCAGGAGACAGAGGATGAACTGCGCGAGCGCCGGATGGAAGTTCAAAAGCAGGAAAATCGTCTGATGCAAAAGGAAGAAAGTCTGGACAAAAAGAGTGAAACGCTTGATAAGCGAGAAACTACACTGGAGGGAAAAGAAGAATCATTAACAGAAAAACAACAACAAATTGAAGAAATGGAAAGCAAAGTGGAAGCAATGCTTAGTGAGCAGCAAACAGAGCTAGAACGGATTTCGGGTTACACTACTGACCAGGCAAAACAGGTGATTCTAGACCGTGTTGAGCAAGAGGTCAGCCATGAATCGGCATTAATGATTAAAGAAGCTGAAAACCGGGCTAAGGAAGAAGCTGATAAAAAGGCTAAAAGCATTCTTTCACTGGCCCTGCAACGCTGTGCTGCCGACCATGTTGCGGAAACAACTGTATCGGTTGTCAACCTTCCGAACGATGAAATGAAAGGACGAATTATCGGAAGGGAAGGGCGTAACATTCGGACATTGGAAACTTTGACCGGAATTGACCTTATTATTGATGACACGCCGGAAGCGGTCGTGTTGTCAGGGTTTGATCCAATTCGCCGCGAAATTGCCCGCATGGCATTGGAACGGCTTGTTCAAGATGGACGGATACATCCTGCCAGAATTGAAGAAATGGTCGATAAAGCAAGGCGTGATGTTGATGACTATATACGTGAGGTTGGAGAAGAAACGACGTTTGAGGTTGGCATCCACGGACTGCACCCAGACCTCGTCAAGATACTCGGCCGCTTGAAATATCGTACAAGCTATGGTCAAAATGTATTAAAGCACTCCACTGAAGTAGCATACCTCTCCGGGCTGCTTGCTGCTGAGTTAGGTGAAGATGAAACATTGGCAAAAAGAGCCGGCCTGCTTCATGATATCGGCAAAGCAATCGATCATGAAGTGGAAGGAAGCCATGTTGAAATTGGCAAGGAGCTTGGTATAAAGTATAAGGAACCTGAAGTAGTTATTAATTCTATTGCTTCACACCATGGTGATGAGGAGGCAACTTCCATCATTTCGGTTCTGGTTGCTGCAGCCGATGCCTTATCAGCTGCAAGACCTGGTGCCAGAAGTGAGACACTGGAAAATTACATTAAGCGTCTCGAGAAATTGGAAGAAATCTCGGAATCATTTGTCGGTGTTGAAAAATCCTTTGCCATTCAAGCAGGAAGAGAAATCCGGATTATGGTTAAACCTGATGAAATTGACGATATTGATTCTGTTCGGGTGGCACGTGATATTCGAAAGCAAATTGAAGGCGAACTTGATTATCCGGGCCATATTAAAGTGACAGTTATCAGAGAAACGCGAGCAGTGGAATACGCCAAATAA
- a CDS encoding TIGR00282 family metallophosphoesterase, which translates to MKILFIGDVAGSPGRDMVQAYLPELKAKYRPDMTIINGENAAAGKGITQKIYKQFLQWGAHVITMGNHTWDKKEIFEFIDEAKNMIRPANFPEGTPGKGITFVNINGTEVAVVNAQGRTFLPAIDDPFRKMDELIEIARKRTNIIFVDFHAEATSEKQAMGWYLDGRVSAVVGTHTHTQTADERILPSGTAFITDVGMTGPYDAILGMEKEAVMKKFLTSLPVRFEIDKNGRNQLNGIIVDIDKKTGKASVIERIMINDDHPFDSL; encoded by the coding sequence ATGAAAATACTATTTATCGGTGATGTGGCAGGATCACCAGGAAGAGATATGGTACAGGCTTATCTGCCCGAATTGAAAGCGAAATACCGTCCTGATATGACCATTATCAATGGGGAAAACGCTGCGGCAGGCAAAGGAATTACACAAAAAATCTATAAGCAATTTCTGCAGTGGGGTGCTCATGTCATTACGATGGGCAATCATACGTGGGATAAAAAAGAAATATTTGAGTTTATAGATGAAGCCAAAAATATGATTCGGCCGGCCAATTTTCCGGAGGGCACCCCTGGAAAAGGTATCACGTTTGTTAATATAAATGGAACGGAGGTAGCTGTCGTTAACGCACAGGGGCGAACGTTTCTCCCGGCGATAGATGACCCATTCCGGAAGATGGATGAACTGATTGAAATAGCTAGGAAACGGACCAATATTATTTTTGTTGATTTTCATGCGGAGGCAACTAGTGAAAAGCAGGCAATGGGATGGTATTTGGACGGTAGGGTCAGTGCTGTAGTCGGAACACATACACATACACAGACCGCGGATGAACGCATATTACCAAGTGGTACAGCTTTCATAACAGACGTCGGTATGACTGGTCCTTATGATGCTATTCTGGGAATGGAAAAAGAGGCAGTGATGAAAAAGTTTTTGACAAGTTTGCCAGTACGCTTTGAAATTGATAAAAACGGACGGAATCAATTGAATGGAATAATTGTGGATATTGATAAAAAGACAGGTAAAGCTTCTGTAATTGAACGAATTATGATAAATGATGATCACCCCTTTGACAGTTTGTAA
- a CDS encoding stage V sporulation protein S, with amino-acid sequence MEVLKVSAKSNPNSVAGALANVLRERGSAEIQAIGAGALNQAVKAVAIARGFVAPSGVDLICIPAFTDIMIEEEERTAIKLIVEPR; translated from the coding sequence GTGGAAGTATTAAAAGTGTCAGCTAAATCAAATCCAAATTCAGTAGCAGGTGCACTTGCAAACGTCCTACGGGAAAGAGGTTCAGCGGAGATACAGGCGATCGGGGCCGGTGCATTGAATCAGGCGGTTAAGGCAGTCGCCATCGCAAGGGGATTCGTTGCGCCAAGCGGGGTTGATCTCATTTGTATACCGGCATTCACCGATATTATGATTGAAGAAGAAGAACGAACAGCGATTAAACTGATTGTAGAACCAAGATAA
- the miaB gene encoding tRNA (N6-isopentenyl adenosine(37)-C2)-methylthiotransferase MiaB: MNEQQRKQQSQIKQPENPADVKSDADNMDRLKNMSSDDLISKYFETTYEPPNLNKARKRGRDDVEVHYNFGIPEDMENIGEGRKFMIRTYGCQMNEHDTEVMAGILSEMGYESTNDQHEADIILLNTCAIRENAENKVFGEIGHLKALKREKPDLILGVCGCMSQEEKVVNRIMQKHPQVDLIFGTHNIHRLPQLVKEAMFGKEKVVEVWSKEGDIIENLPKARKGNIKAWVNIMYGCDKFCTYCIVPMTRGKERSRLPEDIIQEVRQLAAQGYKEVTLLGQNVNAYGKDFEDSEYGLGDLMDELHKIDIPRIRFTTSHPRDFDDRLIEVLAQGGNLLDHIHLPVQSGSSEILKKMNRKYTREEYLELVRKIRKAMPNATLTTDIIVGFPNETEEQFEETMSLVEEVGFEAAFTFIYSPREGTPAARKKDNIPEEVKKQRLYRLNELVNKQSAESMQQYKDQVVKVLVEGESKKDPDVLAGYTERNKLVNFKGPESAIGSIVDVRITEAKTWSLNGVMVETTAEVK; this comes from the coding sequence ATGAACGAACAGCAGCGGAAACAACAATCGCAAATTAAACAGCCCGAGAATCCGGCGGACGTAAAATCCGACGCGGATAACATGGACCGGCTAAAAAATATGTCCAGCGATGATTTGATTAGCAAATATTTTGAGACAACCTACGAACCACCGAACTTGAATAAAGCAAGGAAACGCGGCCGTGATGATGTGGAGGTACATTACAATTTCGGCATCCCGGAAGATATGGAAAATATCGGGGAAGGCAGGAAATTCATGATTCGTACATACGGCTGTCAAATGAATGAACACGATACTGAAGTGATGGCCGGAATTTTATCTGAAATGGGTTATGAATCAACGAATGATCAGCACGAAGCGGATATTATTCTGTTAAATACTTGTGCGATTAGAGAAAACGCAGAGAATAAAGTGTTTGGAGAAATTGGGCATCTGAAAGCATTAAAACGGGAAAAGCCTGATTTAATTCTTGGTGTGTGTGGGTGTATGTCCCAGGAAGAGAAAGTCGTTAATCGGATTATGCAGAAGCATCCGCAAGTAGATTTAATTTTCGGTACCCATAACATTCACCGTCTCCCACAACTTGTCAAAGAAGCGATGTTTGGAAAGGAAAAAGTGGTGGAAGTATGGTCCAAGGAAGGCGATATCATTGAAAACCTTCCGAAAGCACGTAAAGGAAATATTAAAGCGTGGGTTAACATCATGTATGGCTGTGATAAGTTCTGCACCTACTGTATTGTACCAATGACTCGTGGTAAAGAACGCAGTCGCCTGCCGGAGGACATTATCCAGGAAGTGCGTCAGTTGGCAGCGCAAGGCTATAAGGAGGTTACCCTGCTTGGGCAGAATGTGAATGCTTATGGCAAAGACTTTGAGGATTCGGAATATGGTCTTGGCGATTTAATGGACGAGCTGCATAAGATCGATATTCCACGGATACGCTTTACAACGTCACACCCAAGAGACTTTGACGACCGGCTTATTGAGGTGCTTGCACAAGGTGGCAATCTGCTTGACCATATCCATTTACCGGTACAATCGGGCAGCAGCGAGATTCTTAAGAAAATGAATCGTAAATATACACGCGAAGAATATTTGGAATTAGTACGCAAGATTCGTAAAGCGATGCCGAATGCGACACTGACAACGGATATTATCGTTGGGTTCCCGAATGAGACAGAGGAACAGTTTGAAGAGACCATGTCACTAGTAGAGGAAGTAGGATTTGAAGCTGCGTTTACATTCATCTATTCACCGCGGGAAGGTACACCAGCAGCACGCAAGAAAGATAATATACCGGAAGAAGTTAAAAAGCAGCGACTTTACCGCTTGAATGAGCTTGTTAACAAACAATCAGCTGAATCGATGCAACAATACAAGGATCAAGTTGTGAAAGTCCTTGTCGAGGGTGAAAGTAAGAAAGATCCTGATGTGCTTGCCGGGTATACGGAGCGTAATAAGCTGGTCAACTTTAAAGGACCGGAATCAGCAATCGGCAGCATTGTCGATGTTCGAATTACAGAAGCAAAAACATGGTCGTTAAACGGGGTTATGGTGGAAACGACAGCAGAGGTGAAATGA
- a CDS encoding RicAFT regulatory complex protein RicA family protein encodes MAQYTRKEILDEAKNLANMLANTEEINRFKQVEAKLNANQKVQKLIKKIKTLQKQAVNFQAYEKTEALKNVEEEIDRLHAEVDAIPIVQEFKETQGVVNDVLQLVSGTISREVTNNVITSTGGDLLAGTTGTKQADEITNSQQ; translated from the coding sequence ATGGCACAATATACACGTAAAGAAATTTTAGATGAGGCGAAAAATCTGGCAAACATGCTGGCGAACACGGAAGAGATTAACCGGTTTAAACAAGTAGAAGCGAAACTTAATGCGAATCAAAAAGTGCAGAAGCTGATCAAAAAAATAAAAACATTGCAGAAACAAGCGGTTAACTTCCAGGCGTATGAAAAAACAGAAGCGCTGAAAAATGTGGAGGAAGAAATTGACCGACTTCATGCCGAAGTGGATGCTATCCCAATTGTCCAGGAATTCAAAGAAACGCAAGGTGTCGTCAACGATGTACTGCAACTTGTATCCGGAACAATATCCCGTGAAGTGACCAACAATGTAATCACGTCAACGGGTGGTGATCTCCTGGCCGGTACAACGGGAACAAAACAGGCAGATGAAATAACAAATAGTCAGCAGTAA
- the cotE gene encoding outer spore coat protein CotE: MSFLDHDFREVITKAVCGKGRKFTQATHNIQPSHRASSILGCWVINHRYNAKKKSEDTVEVNGSYDINIWYSYNDNTKTEVVTERVTYTDYIPLSVKDDNVLNDDFDVIAKVVQQPNCLECEIDSHGNTIAVDVEREFVVQIIGETKVAVKVDPKGYTFDDDDDWGFDVTDDELNEVEPNFINERDKD; the protein is encoded by the coding sequence ATGTCATTTCTTGATCATGATTTTAGAGAAGTCATTACGAAGGCTGTTTGTGGTAAAGGAAGAAAGTTCACTCAGGCGACGCATAACATCCAGCCGTCACACCGGGCATCAAGTATTCTTGGGTGCTGGGTTATCAATCATCGCTACAATGCCAAGAAAAAGTCCGAGGACACCGTAGAAGTGAATGGCAGCTATGACATCAATATCTGGTATTCGTACAATGATAACACAAAAACAGAAGTAGTTACCGAACGTGTCACGTATACTGATTACATTCCTCTCTCCGTTAAAGATGACAATGTCTTGAACGATGATTTTGATGTGATAGCTAAGGTGGTTCAGCAGCCGAATTGTCTTGAGTGTGAAATAGACAGTCATGGGAACACGATTGCTGTTGATGTAGAACGTGAATTTGTTGTTCAGATCATTGGCGAGACTAAGGTAGCTGTTAAGGTTGACCCAAAAGGTTACACATTTGATGATGATGATGACTGGGGATTTGATGTCACCGATGATGAACTCAATGAAGTAGAACCGAATTTTATTAATGAGCGTGACAAAGACTGA
- the mutS gene encoding DNA mismatch repair protein MutS produces the protein MAGHTPMMEQYLQIKANYKDAFLFFRLGDFYEMFFDDAVHAARELEITLTKRDGGKQDPIPMCGVPYHSAENYIKNLIDKGYKVAICEQVEDPKAAKGVVKREVIQLITPGTVMENNMLEERDNNYIASLSYFPDGSYVIAYNDLSIGETNVALIANGWNAVVHELYNQPVREMVISSELPKALQDELKEKLNITLSFQDQNTFNSDYQDLCSGLDDDRLVQACSRLFNYIQETQKRSLDHLQPATEIKLDHYLSLDMFSKRNLELTETILKKGKHGSLLWVLDQTVTAMGSRMLKKWLDRPLLNKWEIEQRLDIVEGFLTDFMERDTLREALKSIYDLERLAGRIAYGNVNARDLIQLKQSLAQIPDLKQILSQFNGDGINTLNNNLQYPEQLFSILDASLADDPPVSITEGSIIKDGYHEKLDTYREASINGKQWIAELEQKEKKETGIKSLKVGFNRVFGYYIEVTKANLHLLPEDRYERRQTLTNAERFITPELKEKEELILEAEEKSVQLEYDLFNEIREQVKAHIPSIQFLAEIVSQIDVLQGFATVSEANRYTRPVFSQNRLSISKGRHPVVEQVMKSDSFVPNDILLDNETEILLITGPNMSGKSTYMRQLALTVIMGQIGCYVPCNEAELILFDQIFTRIGAADDLVSGQSTFMVEMLEANHAITNATENSLILLDEIGRGTSTYDGMALAQAIVEHIHDHIGAKTVFSTHYHELTALEDTLDKLKNIHVRAEEYEGNVVFLHQVNEGAADQSYGIHVAKLADLPTPLIDRANTILDHLENNDEKLPDDSGQLSFFASESKKTELKTNVDEPESIIVTDLKNINLLEMTPLDAMNELYRLQQKAKK, from the coding sequence ATGGCTGGCCATACACCGATGATGGAACAATATTTACAAATAAAGGCTAACTATAAAGACGCATTTTTATTCTTTCGCCTAGGTGACTTTTATGAAATGTTTTTTGATGATGCCGTCCATGCTGCGAGAGAATTAGAAATAACATTAACCAAGAGGGATGGGGGAAAACAAGACCCCATCCCGATGTGCGGTGTTCCATACCATTCTGCAGAAAACTATATAAAAAATTTAATCGATAAAGGTTATAAAGTAGCCATATGTGAACAGGTTGAGGATCCGAAAGCAGCGAAAGGGGTTGTCAAACGTGAAGTCATCCAGTTAATCACGCCGGGGACTGTCATGGAAAATAATATGCTGGAGGAACGGGATAACAACTATATTGCCAGTCTATCCTATTTCCCTGATGGATCTTATGTGATTGCGTATAACGACCTATCAATTGGTGAGACGAACGTTGCGCTCATTGCAAATGGATGGAATGCTGTCGTGCATGAACTTTATAACCAGCCAGTGAGAGAAATGGTAATTTCCTCTGAGCTTCCAAAAGCTTTGCAGGACGAACTGAAAGAAAAACTGAACATCACTTTATCATTTCAAGATCAAAATACCTTTAACAGTGACTATCAAGATTTGTGTAGCGGTTTGGACGATGACCGGCTAGTTCAAGCATGTAGCCGGCTATTTAATTATATTCAGGAAACGCAAAAACGGTCACTTGATCACTTGCAGCCGGCTACGGAGATCAAGCTCGATCATTATTTGTCATTGGATATGTTCTCTAAACGTAACCTTGAATTGACCGAAACCATTCTGAAAAAGGGAAAACACGGTAGTCTGTTATGGGTACTTGACCAGACAGTAACAGCAATGGGATCACGCATGCTCAAGAAGTGGCTGGATCGCCCGCTTTTGAACAAATGGGAAATAGAACAACGTCTTGATATCGTTGAAGGGTTTTTAACAGATTTTATGGAGCGTGACACATTACGGGAGGCATTAAAATCAATCTATGATCTTGAGCGCCTTGCTGGCAGAATTGCTTATGGGAATGTGAATGCGCGTGATTTAATCCAGTTGAAGCAGTCGCTCGCACAAATCCCTGACTTGAAGCAAATTTTAAGCCAATTCAATGGTGATGGGATAAATACATTAAATAATAATTTGCAGTATCCGGAGCAACTTTTTTCTATACTTGATGCAAGCCTGGCTGATGACCCACCGGTATCCATTACAGAGGGGTCCATTATTAAAGATGGTTACCATGAAAAGCTGGATACATATCGGGAGGCATCGATCAATGGTAAGCAATGGATTGCCGAGCTAGAGCAGAAAGAAAAGAAGGAAACGGGTATTAAATCATTAAAAGTAGGTTTCAATCGTGTTTTCGGCTATTATATCGAAGTAACGAAAGCAAACTTGCACCTTTTGCCGGAAGACAGATATGAACGGCGGCAGACACTCACCAACGCTGAACGCTTTATAACACCGGAGTTGAAAGAAAAAGAGGAATTAATTCTGGAAGCAGAAGAAAAAAGTGTTCAGCTGGAATACGATTTATTTAATGAAATTCGTGAACAAGTAAAAGCCCATATCCCGTCGATTCAGTTCTTGGCTGAAATAGTCAGTCAGATTGATGTACTTCAGGGATTTGCGACGGTGAGTGAAGCAAACCGATATACACGTCCGGTATTTTCGCAAAATCGGCTATCCATTAGCAAGGGGCGGCATCCAGTTGTGGAACAGGTAATGAAAAGTGACTCATTTGTCCCGAATGATATTTTGCTTGATAATGAAACGGAGATTCTGTTGATTACTGGCCCGAACATGTCCGGAAAGAGCACGTATATGCGTCAGCTGGCATTAACAGTCATCATGGGGCAAATTGGCTGTTATGTCCCTTGCAATGAAGCAGAACTCATTCTGTTTGATCAAATTTTCACTCGCATTGGCGCTGCTGATGACCTAGTATCTGGACAGAGCACGTTCATGGTTGAAATGCTTGAGGCTAACCATGCTATTACGAACGCTACCGAAAATAGCCTGATACTGTTGGATGAAATAGGTCGCGGAACGAGTACATATGATGGGATGGCGCTGGCACAGGCGATTGTTGAGCACATTCATGATCATATCGGTGCCAAAACAGTATTTTCAACGCATTACCATGAGCTGACCGCGCTTGAAGATACCTTGGACAAACTGAAAAATATACATGTCCGTGCAGAAGAATACGAAGGAAACGTTGTGTTTCTTCATCAAGTCAACGAAGGAGCCGCTGATCAGAGTTACGGGATTCATGTGGCAAAATTAGCAGACCTTCCGACACCGCTGATTGACAGGGCAAATACTATTCTGGACCACTTAGAAAACAATGATGAAAAACTTCCGGATGATTCAGGTCAATTATCGTTTTTTGCTAGTGAAAGTAAAAAAACTGAGCTTAAAACCAATGTAGACGAGCCGGAATCTATTATTGTCACTGATTTGAAAAATATTAACCTATTAGAAATGACACCACTGGATGCGATGAATGAATTGTACCGCCTGCAGCAAAAGGCGAAAAAATAA
- the mutL gene encoding DNA mismatch repair endonuclease MutL yields the protein MGIFQLPDALANKIAAGEVVERPASVVKELIENSIDAGSTFITIDLAEAGLQMIKVTDNGAGMTEEDAEKAFLRHATSKIKNETDLFRVHTLGFRGEALASIAAVSRLTVKTSQGDHAGTYLSLEGGVVKDRSKSDARKGTEITVEDLFFNTPARLKYMKTIHTELGHITDLLNRLALSHPGIRFELRHNNKSIFKTTGSGDLLQVISQVYGMGTARKMLPIQHETLDFSINGYIAKPEVTRASRNYISTIINGRYIKSMQLTQAIIRGYHTLLPIGRSPIVVLAIEMDPILVDVNVHPTKLEARFSKDQELVTAIEETIRSTFRRTSLIPEMEQKKPEQHTYTIQDSMPLGEVQSKTLSDGSNQRVNEASPVMEHSENVARKSEHTSVEPTIESVNQDTPREVSYAEAPIGAAPAPAHPDEQERIPVMYPIGQLHGTYILAQNENGFYMIDQHAAQERIKFEQFREKLGQAANEVQDLLIPLTFDFSKQEAIFIDQNKDELAKVGLFFEPFGNQSYIIRSYPTWFPEGFAEEIIREMIEQIMQHEKVDVEAIREDAAALMSCKRSIKANHYLNQQDMTRLLEDLRKSRDPFTCPHGRPIVIHFSSYELEKMFKRVM from the coding sequence ATGGGTATTTTTCAACTGCCGGATGCACTTGCAAATAAAATAGCCGCAGGAGAAGTGGTGGAGCGTCCTGCCTCTGTCGTAAAGGAATTAATCGAAAATAGCATCGATGCCGGCAGTACTTTCATAACGATTGACTTAGCCGAAGCTGGATTGCAAATGATTAAGGTGACAGATAATGGTGCCGGAATGACAGAAGAAGATGCAGAGAAGGCTTTTCTACGACATGCGACAAGTAAAATAAAAAACGAAACAGATTTATTTCGCGTCCATACGCTGGGCTTTCGTGGGGAGGCACTTGCCAGTATTGCAGCTGTCAGCAGATTGACGGTCAAAACGTCCCAGGGTGACCACGCAGGAACGTATCTGTCACTTGAAGGTGGTGTGGTGAAAGACCGCTCGAAAAGTGACGCCCGCAAAGGTACGGAGATTACCGTGGAGGATTTGTTTTTCAATACGCCGGCACGATTGAAGTATATGAAAACCATCCATACGGAACTTGGCCATATAACCGATCTTTTAAATCGTTTGGCCTTGTCCCATCCCGGAATTCGTTTTGAACTGCGCCATAATAATAAATCAATCTTTAAAACGACTGGCAGCGGTGACTTATTACAAGTGATCAGCCAAGTTTACGGTATGGGCACTGCCAGAAAGATGCTACCAATCCAGCACGAAACGCTAGATTTTTCCATCAATGGTTATATCGCTAAACCGGAAGTGACGAGGGCATCCCGAAATTATATTTCTACCATAATCAATGGTCGCTATATCAAGAGCATGCAGCTTACACAAGCAATCATCAGAGGCTATCATACATTGCTCCCAATCGGGCGTTCACCAATTGTCGTCTTGGCAATTGAAATGGACCCTATTCTAGTTGATGTCAACGTGCATCCTACTAAACTGGAGGCAAGATTCAGCAAGGACCAGGAATTAGTTACAGCTATTGAAGAAACTATTCGTTCAACGTTCCGACGTACATCACTTATTCCCGAAATGGAGCAAAAAAAGCCGGAACAGCACACGTATACAATCCAGGATTCCATGCCATTAGGTGAAGTGCAATCGAAAACTCTTTCAGACGGATCCAATCAGCGTGTGAACGAAGCTAGCCCGGTTATGGAACACAGTGAAAACGTTGCACGAAAAAGTGAGCACACTTCTGTGGAACCGACCATTGAATCGGTCAATCAAGATACCCCTAGGGAGGTGTCTTATGCGGAAGCGCCGATTGGTGCTGCTCCTGCACCGGCACATCCCGATGAGCAGGAAAGGATACCTGTCATGTATCCAATTGGTCAGTTGCATGGCACATACATTCTTGCTCAAAATGAAAACGGGTTTTACATGATTGATCAGCATGCCGCGCAAGAACGAATCAAATTTGAGCAATTCAGGGAAAAGTTAGGACAAGCTGCGAATGAAGTACAAGATCTATTGATTCCATTAACATTTGATTTTTCGAAGCAAGAGGCCATTTTTATCGATCAAAATAAAGACGAACTGGCAAAAGTCGGCCTGTTTTTTGAACCGTTTGGGAATCAATCCTATATTATAAGGTCATACCCAACCTGGTTTCCTGAAGGTTTTGCAGAAGAAATTATCCGGGAAATGATTGAACAAATTATGCAGCATGAAAAAGTTGACGTGGAAGCGATTAGAGAAGATGCTGCCGCACTGATGTCATGTAAACGTTCCATCAAAGCTAATCATTACTTGAATCAGCAAGATATGACTAGACTGCTAGAGGATTTGCGAAAATCTCGTGACCCGTTCACATGTCCGCATGGACGCCCAATAGTGATCCATTTTTCTTCGTATGAACTTGAAAAAATGTTCAAACGGGTCATGTGA
- a CDS encoding Dps family protein yields the protein MDNQKLINFLNQLLSNYFVMYVKLHRYHWFVQGRHFFQLHEVFEEMYTTFAADIDVIAERVLMIDGKPLATMVKYIKEATLEEASADDKEDEMIARLKEDYQQIIHEIKEEGIPYASERNDEPTVDLLVTLQGKLEKYVWMLHAYRAYE from the coding sequence ATGGATAATCAAAAGCTTATTAATTTCTTAAATCAGCTTTTGTCCAATTATTTTGTTATGTATGTGAAATTGCACCGGTATCACTGGTTTGTACAGGGGCGGCATTTCTTTCAATTGCACGAGGTGTTTGAAGAAATGTATACAACATTTGCAGCCGATATCGATGTGATAGCAGAAAGAGTGTTGATGATTGACGGCAAGCCACTGGCAACCATGGTTAAATACATAAAAGAAGCAACACTTGAGGAAGCATCAGCTGATGATAAAGAAGATGAAATGATTGCAAGGCTAAAAGAAGACTATCAGCAAATCATTCATGAAATAAAGGAAGAGGGGATTCCATACGCATCTGAACGAAACGACGAACCAACTGTTGATCTGCTCGTCACCCTCCAGGGAAAATTAGAGAAATATGTCTGGATGCTCCATGCATATCGTGCGTATGAATAA
- the hfq gene encoding RNA chaperone Hfq, with the protein MAQSVNIQDQYLNKLRKDHISVTLFLTNGFQLRGLVKAFDNFTVLIETDGKQQLIFKHAISTFAPVKNVTLEKE; encoded by the coding sequence ATGGCGCAATCAGTAAATATTCAGGATCAGTATTTGAACAAACTGAGGAAAGACCATATTTCGGTTACACTTTTCTTGACGAACGGATTCCAATTACGAGGGCTTGTGAAAGCATTTGATAATTTCACTGTACTCATCGAAACTGATGGAAAACAGCAATTAATCTTTAAACATGCCATTTCCACATTTGCTCCAGTAAAAAATGTGACACTAGAAAAAGAATAA